In the Desulfitobacterium hafniense DCB-2 genome, CATCTTAAACTGGGATGAAGGCAGCCCCTATCTGTGGGATGAAGAGCTGCTCACTTTATGCTATAAAGTGGGAACCAGTGAAAAGGATGGTTTTATCTTCGTGGAACCGGCCCATTCAGAAGAATGCCACGAACTGATCCCCAGTTTAGAAAAGGCTTCCTTGGCTGTTAAAACCTATTTTAACCTGGCCCATTCCATGGAAAAGCTCAACAATGTGTATACCAATAACTTTATTGCCGATATTCTCTTATGCAATATCAATATCAAAGAGCTTCTCAAACAAAATTCATTCCTCCTTAATTATGACTTGAATAATCTGTATTATGTTTGTATTATGCTGACCGACCGCATACTGACGGAAATAGAAAAGCAAGCCCTCCTGGCCTACACCAGAGATTGGCTCAAGCTCAACAAGCTGGATATTTTCTGCACCGTTTGGGATAATAAGTACCTGGTTCACATCTGCCCCACCCATTATGATGTGAAAATTCTCGATGTGGACAGCGGCTGGAAAAAGTCCCTGGACAATATCACCCGTTATCATGAAGATGTACGCAAAAAATTTAATTTTAAGGCCACCTTTGGCATTGGCAATAAATACCTCATCGATAAACTGCACCTGAGTTACCAGGAGGCCCTCTATGCTATCCATCTCTCCGAGCTGACCGGAAATGGCAACCAAGTCAGACATATCTATGATTTAGGTGTCTACAGTCTGATCTTCAGCAATAGCCTGGATCATCTTAAATCCTTATATAAAAAATACTTAAACGCACTGATCCTTCACGATAAAGTGAACAACAGCATGCTGCTGGACACCTTGCGCTGCTATTTTGACGCTAATTTAAATATCAATGAAACCGCCGAGCGGTTGTTTCTTCACATCAATACCCTGCGCTACCGCTTAAAAAGAGTCGAGGAACTGACCAATACCAGTTTCCAAAAAGCTTACGACCGAACCAATCTTTACATTGCCCTTAAGGTATATGATGTACTGGGGCGTCTGGAGTTGATTGACCCTTCACAATGATGTTTCCGTCACAATCAAGGACAGATCTTAGCTGCTTTCAGCAGCAAAGGATCTGTCCTTACATTTTCTATAACTGAGTAAACTTCTCTATACCCACCCTAATGCGTAAACCGTCTGAGCTATCATAAAGCATACGATAAAGGCGATCGTCGTGGGAAGAAGGAAGCCCAGAGCCGTCCACTTTTTGCTTCCGGTCTCTTTATACATACTGAGGAGAGTGGTGGCACAAGGCCAATGCAAGAGAGAAAACAGCATGGTGTTCAGAGCGGTCAGCCAAGTCCAGCCATTGGCTAAGAGCACTTCTTTCAACTCCGCCAGGGTGCTGAAATCCGTTAATTGTCCCGTAGCCAAATAACTCATCAGGAGAACGGGGATCACGATTTCATTGGCCGGTATACCTAGGATAAAAGCCATAAGGATAAATCCATCCAGGCCTATAACCTTAGCCGCCGGATCAAGGAAAGCTGCAATATGGGTAAGAATGCTCGCCTCCCCCACCCATACATTAGCCAGAACCCAGGTCGCTGCTCCGGCCGGTGCCGCTACAATGACCGCCCGGCGTAAGACGAATAAGGTGCGATCCAGCATGGAACGGTACAGAACAGAACGGACCTTAGGCCGGCGATAAGGGGGCAGCTCCAGGACCATAGAGGAAGGTTCTCCTTTTAAGAGAGTCATGGACAATCCCCAGGACACGCCAAAAGTGACCAAAATACCGAAGAGCACCATCAGAATGACTGAAC is a window encoding:
- a CDS encoding PucR family transcriptional regulator, whose amino-acid sequence is MAHTDEVKVSLTHSVLEMNNLEHVLSYLRESTGRNVIISDYKGTIYNLGSDQEQLPQSFFSIILNWDEGSPYLWDEELLTLCYKVGTSEKDGFIFVEPAHSEECHELIPSLEKASLAVKTYFNLAHSMEKLNNVYTNNFIADILLCNINIKELLKQNSFLLNYDLNNLYYVCIMLTDRILTEIEKQALLAYTRDWLKLNKLDIFCTVWDNKYLVHICPTHYDVKILDVDSGWKKSLDNITRYHEDVRKKFNFKATFGIGNKYLIDKLHLSYQEALYAIHLSELTGNGNQVRHIYDLGVYSLIFSNSLDHLKSLYKKYLNALILHDKVNNSMLLDTLRCYFDANLNINETAERLFLHINTLRYRLKRVEELTNTSFQKAYDRTNLYIALKVYDVLGRLELIDPSQ